The genome window GTAGAGGGTGCCATGGTCACCTCGCCTGTCTTCAggtgggacagagagatatggcTCTTGTTCAGTAGAGCATGTGTTCCCAAACTTTTTGTGGCTGGGATCCCTTTTGCaaattcatcagtgatttaaaaatagcATACAAGGAGTTTTACTTCAACGTCTTCAGTGCATGACTGGGCGCAGTGAAAAACATTTGAAAGGCCCTTCTCTTGGCACTGAAGAGAAGAAAATGTATGTCTTCAAGCTAATTTTcttcaattctacacatttgtCCATATGCAGAGTGCATTCATGTTCAAAGCTTACATTTTGAGGAATACAAGAGGTTTTAAGTTTAAAATGTGATAATTGGTGGAGAACTGTAGATACCAATATCACTGTGAGCCTCCCAAGCCCATGTTGGCCAAGGTTAAGAACATACATTGTATAGATCAATAATATTTGTATTGTAGTATACAGTGTTGGGGAGTTGCGAACTTAAGAGTCTATTGATGCACCAGtgtgtcaatctaagtaacatttaaaaaaaaataaacatcaaaatctgtcaatttaagctagagatatgttttgttgttgttgttgcatgggCTGAGTCTCATCCACCACATCTGctgtggaaggtggccgagctgcagaggtgtttgtcagaccatgaaatatcccgaaaatcggtcttctgaACGGTTTTGTCAACAAAATAATATGACCGCTatgtggaaaggggagactcacgAACTTGATGGTCTTCTCCCCCCATGGGTGTCACGGGACCCATCTAAAGGttacccatacaaatgaatggaagtatggataTATATATCCTAAATATGACAGACACTTCAAAGCCGTATTCCTTTTTTTGCCAGTTATGAAGGTGTTGTTCGATGcttttctatgggctatagtagaaATGGCCAAATtaaatattttatcaaatcattttttatatatatacactgctcaaaaaaataaagggaacactaaaataacacatcctagaatagaatgaatgaaatattcctattaaatacttttttctttacatagttgaatgtgctgacaacaaaatcacacaaaaattatcaatggaaatcaaatttatcaacccatggaggtctggatttggagtcacactcaaaattaaagtggaaaaccacactacaggctgatccaactttgatgtaatgtccttaaaacaagtcacaatgaggctcagtagtgtgtgtggcctccacgtgcctgtatgacctccctacaacgcctgggcatgctcctgatgaggtggcggatggtctcctgagggatctcctcccagacctggactaaagcatctgccaactcctggacagtctgtggtgcaacgtggcgttggtggatggagtgagacatgatgtcccagatgtgctcaattggattcaggtctggggaacgggcgggccagtccatagcatcaattccttcctcttgcaggaactgctgacacactccagccacatgaggtctagcatcgtcttgcattaggaggaacccagggccaactgcaccagcatatgtgGCACcagctacctctggcgagcacatggagggctgtgcggccccacaaagaaatgccaccccacaccatgactgacccaccaacAAACCGGTCTTGCTGGAGGaagttgcaggcagcagaacgttctccacggcatctccagactctgtcacgtctgtcacgtgctcagtgtgaacctgctttcatctgtgaagagcacagggcgccaggggcgaatttgccaatcttggtgttctctggcaaatgccaaacgtcctgcatgatgttgggctgtaagcacaacccccacctgtggacatcgggacctcataccaccctcatggagtatgtttctgaccgtttgagcagacacatgcacatttgtggcctgctggaggtcattttgcagggctctggcagtgctcctccttgcacaaaggcggaggtagcggtcctgctgctgggttgttgccctcctacggcctcctccacgtctcctgatatactggcctgtctcctggtagcgcctccatgctctggacactatgctgacagacacagcaaaccttcttgccacagctcgcattgatgcgcatccacctgttgtctattccatttgcacaacagcatgtgaaatttattgtcaatcagtgttgcttcctaagtggacagtttgatttcacagaagtgtgattgacttggagttacattgtgttgtttaagtgttccctttatttttttgagcagtgtattttttaTACCTATAGGGGTCCTAAAATGCTAAATCCAATacctaaatgatccatggtatgaccaatCTTAagacaattccatatgttagcttagtagaactAGGTTGTAGTGTGGTTGCAGCATGTTTTAATAAAGTATATGACAAGGTTTTGTGTGTTACTGGGTTGTAGTGTGGTTGTAGCATGTTAGTAAAGGTTATGAAAGGTTTTGTGTGTGGTACTGACCTTTCGAGGGGCTCCTGAGTAGCGTTTGTTGTAGTCTGTGATTTCTCCCAGAACCTCCCTCTCTTTGCTGTCTGACCAACCCTTACTGAACAGACGACACAGGACCTTGacctaaaagagagagagaatccatTCCAGTTACATTCTGAATAATTATTTATCACTTTTATTCAACTTAAAGGGATAGCTCACCAAATCGATCGACAAGGTATGAAatcaatccatgctttggtttagttttcctggcactgtttccaaatGCTAACGTTTTaacatttgtggcacaaatcccattaaAGTCATGGGACCAATATCAGTATTTTTTTGCGCATCATGTCTAAATCATCCAAAAGTATCTACATTTAATTGTGAAGCTCACAAAATTCACTTATATATGATTTGAACATGATGCTCATTTTCTTTTCAGATAACAAGTGTAATATCTTGGTAATAATGGCTGTTTCTACAGTTGGGTGTATCTTCCTTACCTTTTGTCTACACAGAGGGCAGCTTATGGCGTCCAGCCAGGACCCATGTCTCCAGTAGGAGATCAGACAGGGAGCTGCAGACAGAGAAACAAGGTAACATAAAGTACTCTATCACTTATATTTTCATTCATATTTTTATCCCCAAAACAACGATTCACCATTAAGGAAACATGGTCATATCGCTAGTGtagtatgtttatattattgtGCAAGAGGCGGAATGCGGGAATGAGCAAAATGCTGACAGCAGCATTAGAAGCTGTTGATGTAGTGATATGACCTTGTCTACTGCATGATCGTCAATTAACACACACTTGGATGGTGTTTAGGTGTAAAGTGTAGCTCctatctctcccaccctctctctctgaggggaAGGCAGGGTTAAGTGGGGCAGGTCATGTGATGATGACACAAACAATGGTGAAGGTTAGGTGAGGGAGAGAAGATTGGCTGTTGCTACTATCCTTATCAACCACTATTTTAACCCACCACTGAtatacagaaagtattcataacctttgacttattctacattttgttgtgttatagcctgaattcaaaatgtatcacagattttttttctccccGTCCAAGCTCTCTCAAGTTGGTTGTTAATtgttgctagacagccattttcaagtcttgccatagattttcaaggcaATCGAAGTCAAAACTGTTATTAGGCCACTCATGAAAATGCTATGTCATTTTGGTAAGCATAtagttggccttgtgttttaggttgaaatgtgaatttgtctcccagtgtctgttggaacaAAGACCGAAGCAGGTTTTTCCTGTGCCTAGCTCTTTTCCGTTAatttttttatcctaaaaaactctctagtccttgccaatgacaagcatacccataacatgatgcagccaccaccagtTGCTCAGTGATGtggtgttggatttgccccaaacataaggctttgcatttaggccaaaatGTATATTCCTTTGCTGTGTTTGTTTTACAGTATTCTTTGTCAcaatttttgcagttttactttagtgccttattgcaaacaggatacatgttttgtaatattttttattctgtacatgcttccttcttttcactctgtcatttaggttagtattgtgcagtaactacaatgttgttgatccatcctcagtttctcaaataacagccattaaactctgaaactgttttaatgtcaccattggtctcatggtgaaatccctgagcggtttctttcctctccggcaactgagttacagtaggaaggacgcctgtatctttgttgtgactGGATGCTTTTATACACcaaccaaagtgtaattaataacttcaccatgctcaaaggtatattcaatgtctgcttttttttacccacctaccaataggtgcccttctttgtgaggcagtggaaaacctccctggtctttgtggttgaatctgtgtttgaaatgcactgctcgactgaacttatttaggcttgccataacaaaggggttaaatacttattgactcaagacacttcaacttttcattttttattcatttgtaaacatttgttAAAACATAATTCCCCTttgacattgtggggtattgtgtaggcaagtgacacaaaatctcaatttaatcaattttacattcaggctgtaatacaacaaaatgtagaaaaggtcaaggggtgtgaataccttctgaaggcaacTGTAGCTGTCTATGACTGTTAAGCCACTTCTGTAATGAGATTATTGTCAAAACAGACAGTTTTGCTTACTCAGAGATAGCAAACCGACCTGGATCGAAAAGGTATTTAAAATGTGTGAAATTCTCTTGATTTAGCAAGCTTGtgttttgcacttttgggactattttGTTGATTCTATTGAGCCCGACGAACTAAGTAAAGCACACCTCAAGTATTTCAGATATTTTCAATTTGTGTTCGACCCAGGTACGATAGCAAGACAAAGACCAGACTGACAGCCAGGTTGTCATAACAATTCCATATAGTCACCATATACTAGGACCCTTTTAGACCATAGATGGCCTTGGGAGAGTTTGCACACGCGTGCCAAAAACATCCTTCCTATTTTCCTGCTTTCATAGTGAGCCTACGTGACTCTGGACAaatgagagagatgtgtgtgaatgtgcaaAGCCTGACTGTGTGTGATCTCCATCAGGTGTGGAGCCACACACTGGGTCACTAGTGTGGCACAGGCTAGACAGGTCTTGGGGCTCTCATCATGTTACACGGATAGAAACACGGATGCTTCGTTggccagacagatggacagacaaaaTAGTTAAATAGATCCAACCTGAACTGCTGCTGTAGTCAGTGTGTTGTATGGTACCTTCatttgtaatgtaaatgttaatatgCTACCTTCTGGGCTCTAAAGACCACTTTCTATCTGTACAAGTCTCTATTGGCCCTTAGATAAATCCGATCATGTGCAGGTTGTGGTGGTCGTGGTACTGTCTTACCACAGAAGAGATGGCCACAGTTGGTCTTTACGGGGAAGCTGGCAGTTTGTAGACATACAGGGCAGAGCCAGTCTCTGTGGCCCGCGGATGGACAGATCTGAGAGGAGTtcttgggagagagaggaatacatTGGTACAGTTAGAGATAGGTAATTATAACACCggtttctgtttctctgacctCTCTGCACTTAATTGATCACTAAAGAGTGATTGGAAAGGCAGGTCCCATGTCTAAAACTGGCAAATACTGTGGCTTTTAGGGACATGAGATACACACCTCTGGAATAGCAGTGAAATAACAGAAACAAGCACCAGGGAAAAGATGAGGCCAAGGTCCTATAAATGGACCTCAGTGGACCCCATCATAAGGAAATATCAGCTCGGAAATTATCACAGTCTGAGCTTGCCAGCTGGAGGGAGCTAccgtcctctccttccctccagacTGCCTCTCTTCTAAGCATTATTAATAACAGTAATAATTTTTTGTAAGAGTAAGAGTTATTATCAGTTAATAACAGTAATCTTTATTTGTAAGAGTAAGAGTTATTATCAGTTAATAACAGTAATCTcaacaactaacaacaacatCAAACTAAGACAGTGACATTACTCCGACATAACCAGGAATCATATGGGTAGAGCATCTCAACTTTTCTGTCAAACAGAACCATGTTTTGTTATGAATTTAACCAAAAGTACAATGTAATTACGCTGGTCTTTGTAGCAGCAATGATTTTAGCACTATGGAAAGTACGGCCACTATTTCTCCTGATTCcccagacagtcagacagccaaAATTTTGCTATACTACAATTAATGTTTTCTAATATAAAAATGATTATTGACATTGTGGCATGCGTTGATTGACACTGCAGTGTGATTATAGTGGTTGTCATGTCAGGGCTTAGAACCCTGCCCCCCAGCATTCTTAGATGTTAGGGGTCATCAGTACTTGACccactatgtgtgtgtttctgtgtggccTCACCTTGCTGTAGGTCACATGTTTGAGGGATGTTcggtcctgtgtgtgttctgaggaCGATCCTAGGTGACCCTGACCCACTGTGACCTCAGGCAGAGGGTCACatctggtggaggaggagattGGGGAGACGGGGGAATAAAATGAATTACATTGTGTTAAGGTTCAAATTGGCATGCAACAATTTATTTAACAAACTATCAGCCACCATAGCTGTTCAACTTTTTGATAGTTGCAGTTGACACTGAATGAAGTCAGTAGATAGTTTGTCCAACATCTATACATTGTCTATAGAGGACAAAACACATTTGGCATATTGCAGCCAAACTGGGATCTTATGGTGATTTGCCCAGTGCAAGTTTAGTTAGTTGGTAAAAAGCTAGTAACCAGAAACTAGACACCCCATCCCCTTATACCAAGTACCCAAACTAGTTAACTGTGAAAACAATCTGGATACCAGATACACACAACCCCAAGCTACCAGACCTTTACAGTCTAAGTACCAGATACCCAACCACACCTATACTATCAGCATCTGTAGTGTGTGAGTGGGTGGTGTGTAGAGGAGAGGGTATAGACCCTCTGTTTATGCCCAGAGAGAAAAAGACTTACCTGGGATGAGAGCTGTGTGAGGTGTGCATGGTCTGATTCATCTGGCAGCTGGAAGTGTAGGTCTGGTAGCTGTAAACAGACAGAGAGCCTGGGAGTGTCTCCTAGACACTCATGAGTGTGTCTCTGAAGACTGTGTGTTTCCCGGAGAGGCTAGAGAAGGAAATGTTTCCTGACTGCATCATTGTACACAATAAATCTTACTGGTCAGTTAATCATTAACTAGG of Oncorhynchus gorbuscha isolate QuinsamMale2020 ecotype Even-year linkage group LG15, OgorEven_v1.0, whole genome shotgun sequence contains these proteins:
- the si:dkey-183n20.15 gene encoding RING-HC_RNF170 domain-containing protein, which gives rise to MNQTMHTSHSSHPRCDPLPEVTVGQGHLGSSSEHTQDRTSLKHVTYSKNSSQICPSAGHRDWLCPVCLQTASFPVKTNCGHLFCAPCLISYWRHGSWLDAISCPLCRQKVKVLCRLFSKGWSDSKEREVLGEITDYNKRYSGAPRKVTDYLCDTPLFLQLLIRRLGTMGGLVCLFFLRVALCCLGTVVSLASPPLDTPPSLSDLLGVLDDLVVVFLLLICVININQQMAPDSGNSSAHTGGRPVQ